The DNA window atgttgaaaaaagatgcCAACGTGTTACCCAAACCATCAAATATCTCAATGGATGGGATGACTTTGGAATTGGAAAGCCCCCTGCATCTGATAGAGACCAAAGGGcactttttgcgtcagtaacaaacCCAAATGTGTGCGATGCTCAGCTGGTGGTATAACTTTACATTCAGAGTGGAAATCAAGGAGCTTTTACTGCATCATTTGGAGTTCTTGAAGCatgaaacattttatttggaAGAACAGAAGTACGGTACCGGATGTGTTGACAGCATTGATGTTCTTTTTGGGCGATTTGTTAATACGGTTAATACCCTGAAAAATCTAGCAGCGCCCACACGGCTaattaagataagataatacTTTGTCTGTTACACAAGGGttatagaaaatgttttttgacaAGGCTCCAGTCACAAAGAGACAGGATTTCTTGTAGATTGTTTTTTGCGGGCCAGTGGTACCTTAAAATGCCAGCCTGATTGGTGTTAGCTTTCTTTAGCTGACTCTTGCAAGAGAGAAAGCTTAAGTAAATGGTTAAAATTATATTATGTTAGAGAGTAGGAAGAGTAAGAAGTTACACTTTAGTTTGACTTTAATTTGACAGCATTACATGATTTATATCTGTATTTAAACAGAGATAATCTGAAAGAATGTTAGCCAAAAAGCTCTGAATGACAAACCAACGGCACACTATGCAATTAAATTGGACTATGCATTTGAGTTTGCTaaatgtttcctttttattcaGATTGAGTGACTGCggtttgtcagagatcagctgtgcttctctggcctcagctctaAAGTCCAACCCCTCctatctgagagagctggacctgagtaacaaccaCGAGCttcaggattcaggagtgaagcttctgtgtgaatttctggagagtCCACACTGTAGACTGAAGACTCTGAGGTCAGTCTACTTACTGTTTTCTTGTTGATCTCATATCATGATGAGAGTCTTCTTATTTCCTCTATGAAGAATAAAAGTATTTCAATTTAATGTCTTTAACTGATAACCAAAGAAAACACTGGTTATATTAAATATCTGCAAAATAAACCAGGAATGGTCAAGCTTTTTTACTGACTTGTATCGCTagactagaggatggatacccaacCCAAGCCTGAAGGGACCCGACGGGACGGGCcgggttcagacagatatttagaaatgatgttcgggtttggGTCGGGCTTGGTCACATCAGCGCACGTTAGCCGAGCGCTCAtctgtgtcattagtatgagaaaaaaatgagattttaactgtcaggctcgggtcgggctccgCGCTCTACGCCATACAAGCAGCCTGAGATCCTCTGGTATGTTTGTATTAAGTAAAGTTAATTAAGTTAGGTCTTAAACCAGAGGACACTTTGCAACCATTACCCTGAACTCTGACTCGACCTGCCAGAATATAACTATGTGACAGGCTTACATGGAATCATGGCTGGAACCTGAGTGTTTATCCTGTAATTACAGACTTCATCACTGTGAGCTACCGGGGATCTGCTGTgcttctctggcctcagctctgaagtccaacccctcccatctgagagagctggacctgagctacaacaagctgcaggattcaggagtgaaacTTCTGTCTGCTGGACTGCAGAGTCCAGActgcagactggagactctgaggtaCGGCACATATAAACTTGAGTCGctctttttggttttccattgtcAAAACTTGTCGCTAGTGCCCGTTACTTTTTTTGGTACCACCTCTTTGATGTTCCCAATGAGCCGATACATATATTGGTCAGAGAATTGTCACTAGCGTTACGCAAGACATCTTTTAAAATAGTCAAGCTACCGTCAATAGCAACTGcaatgtttttattcactctaccaagatttctttttaaaagcagCCTGCAAACCTTCGCCATACATCGGTGCAGATAAAACATTCTTCTCTTTGGTTGCTGATGAAAGAATCCAGTGAAAGTCACGTTGAAGATTGGCAGTTTAACATGGCATGTCATCTGATAATCCAGCCTACACCGAGCAGACTATATCCACAATGGAAAACGCCAAAGATAAAAGCAGCTGGTACCAAAAGTCAAGGTGGAAACACAGCATTCATGAAAAGCCTGCCATCACAGAGGACAGACTCTGACAGCTGAGGACCTTCTGTACAATCAGCACAGACACATTCCACACATGCGCCGTAGAAAACATGATGGCGGCCTCCTGACAGCAGGAACAAGAGCTTTGTTTCATGTGTTGGTGGAAAACATTACCATTAAAAAAATTCCCTCTCTGCAGGTTGATTTGCTGTCTTCTGACGGAAGGAAGTTGTCTTTCTCTAGCATCATatctgaagtccaacccctcccatctgagagagctggagctGAGCTTTAACAAGCTGCAGGATTTAGGAGTGAAGCGGCTGTGTGATTTTGTGAAGAGTCCACATttcagactggagactctgaggtaCAGACTCTCTTCTACCCACTGAGCAGAGTCTGAAAGCCAGTGAAAAGATGACACATcaactacaatattcaagaccatacAACAGCATAATAACAAACTTGACACACTATAAACCGAAttaacatatgtataaatgccaacaccataagcccatcatacacgtcttTCCCCAaaacaaagcttcttaggaacCCTCCAGAAAGCTCTGGTACTTTACCCATTTTCCTGTATCGacattagagtttagattctctgcctgaGCCCGAACTCAGCCCGACCCGGCCCGCCACTATCCTCAGGCCGGGCCcttcaagcatttgtgtttttttaatcatgactttattagcctaattgggtggggagaaagctctgcctctccagcttcccccatagctctgggtatatgtcctgcactgacttgagtgggaggtaaactgggctaaattgtgtctcccccatctgtatCAACCAGGCCAGATagtttcagatatctcacgagtCCTTTAGCAGCAGATATGGTCTCTCTTATATCCGGCGCGTTGTCGGTCAGTGCGTtggcatgcagaccgtggtgaaggacagtattaattaggtgatcaagcctagaaagtctcctatatggttccagggctttgattatgttgctgctaCAATCTGTTACCCACAGGTAAaaggaattgtagttgagaacgtcagttataacggcccacgtattaaaaaattgtcgaaTTTAAAtcaggctcgggctcataattgcAGTTAATCTGTCGGGCCGGGttgggctcggacacaacgtgcacaggCTTGGGTAGGGTCgcacttgatttttttgggcccgatccaAGCTTTaatagacatccaatctggaaaaccatttttaaaaacaatttttttagccatctcacaagcccactcctggatagACGACACCCTTTCATTCCATCCTCTTTAAATAATCTATTTGGCTATCACTAAACTGTCTGGACCCAGCTTattatgtgcttatccatcccaCTGAGGATTGaacatctcccagaacaaataatctcgGGCTGAATgaaacctgggtccctgcaatctgaCATAAGTTATCATGCATCTTGTCCACAATTCCTGCAGGTTATCACAGGACAGTGATGGTTTAATAAAATCCTCTTCTTTGCAGGTTAAAGGACTGTAAGATCACAGATGACGGCTGtacttctctggcctcagcactgaagtccaacccctcccatctgagagagctggacctgagtaacaactaCAGGCTGCAGGGTCCAGGAGTTAAGCTGCTGTGTAATCTTATGGagagtccaaactgtagactggagactctggaGTAAGTAGAGGGTTCGAGTCAGTTCAAGCTGATGAGCCCATTGATTGTTTTCAGGTGGTATTTTAGACTCAACCAGTCCTCCAAACCCTCCGAGGATATGGGTggttcattttgacgtcactttgacagagaataactttacatctgaagagtttaaagactctatttgtccgttgtttatttctaaagaaacacgacaatgtataaaaggctccattaccttgtagctcacgttatggctccgtagcagacgtttttataaaaataggctaacgattgggtcataaccacgagacttactgtctcatagtagaggaattaccgtatagtacaggagaaaaTCTCAGGCAATCAGGGGGAATATGGAGGCATCATACAGTTGAGGGAGAAGCCGAgagagagtccatgaaagcattggaacaaaatatttcagcaatgtTTTGCTCCTGCTCCTATGCTCATTGACAAGGAAAGACAAGGCaaagcagctttatttgtatagcacatttcagcaacagggcaattcaaagtgcttaaataaaaacagacactttttttttaaacagataaaatacgagaataaaagttacagtgcagtataagaaattaaacattaaagagcagttaaaacagttaaatatataaaagcagataaataGGAAATTATCTTTATATGCtaatatagattgtcatacagtttcaacaatgcaacttcagaaTAAGAAATTAACTTTATTAAacttatttaaagaaaggcaacatcaaatagataggtctttAGCCTTCATTTAAacgaactgagagttgcagcagacctgcagttttttgggagtttgttccagatatgtggagcataaaaactcaACGCTGCTTCCccgtttagttctgactctggggacgacaagcagacctgtcccagaccacctcagaggtctgggtgggtcagaCAGCTCCTACtcatgctctccgtctctgctagattgggaatgattgagatttctcttggcacagcttagtggtcccctaatactgtatctgaagtctctttatatagaccttagtggtcccctaatactgtgtgtgcgtatatatatatatatatatatatatatatatatatatatatatatatatatatatatatatatatatatatatatatatatatatatatatgtgtgtatgtatgtatgtatgtatatatatatatatatatgtatatgtatatgtatatatatgtatatatatgtatatatatatatatatgtatatgtatatgtatatatgtatatgtatatgtatatatatatatatatatatatgttgcctatacacatatatatatatatatatatatatatatatatatgtgtgtgtgtgtgtgtgtatatatatatatatatatatatatatatatatatgtgtgtgtgtgtgtatatatatatatatatatatgtgtatgtatatatatatatatatatatatatatatatatatatgtgtgtatatatatgtatatgtgtgtgtgtgtgtgtgtgtgtaactgctcTCTTTGTGTTCATCTCTTCAGGGTTACTGGAGGAGGGTGCTCGGCTGCAGCTGACGGACACGAAGCCAGTGAGTTCATCTTAAAGAAACATGAACTGTTAATAAAGCAGAAGAACAACTGGAAGTTTGGCTGATTAAGCTCGGTAACCACAGCACGTCTGCTGCTTGGTTCTGTTCCGTGTTGCATGTTGggtaaaggcgctgacacaccaacctaataatcggccgtctgacagtctggcaatgtcggtgactcgagtctgtttggtgtgttccgtccTGTCGTCCATCGGAGGGGCCGTcggcaagtcaggtcggccaacatgttggccgacctgacttgttgtgtcggaaggcgggcagtctgactcaatgacccatctgattggtggagagctaacccggaaatgacgagctggttgagcgtgactagagtctctcaaaatctgagtaaaatcttttaaactgacctttgttgatctgaaatgaagacagattcagcaactgcacggcctatttctctcttcaaatgttttcagaaacacattgcaTGTTGGGTAAGATGTCTTGAATCTTTCATTTCTGTgtacattttattgttttaacatttacacagaaatgaaagaaagaaagaaaacttcTTAACTTGGTATCCACCTACTTTAGTCTTTGGTCTTGACTTAAATATGATTTTATTTCTACATTGTGACTTTATTGGAGGTTTTACAGAAGCTACCAACAGGACAAAGGGAGAGAAAGCTACGAAAGGCTCAGGTTGCCTTGAACAGGACGCTGCTGTTACAGGTTTATGAATGTTGGGTCTCcagatggatatatatatatatatatagatatatatatatatagatatagatatagatatatagatatagatatatatatatatatatatatatatatatatagatagatagatagatagatagatagatatagatatatatagatatatatatatatagactttgggccctattttaacgatctaagcgcacggcgtgaagcacctggtgtaggtgcgtttagggcgtgtccaaatccactttttttaacatactcccagaatgcacctgaacacacctccctgtaagaccagcatgcccagaatgcacctgaacacacctccctgtaagaccagcacgcccagaatgcacctgaacacacctccctgtaagaccagcacgcccagaatgcacctgaacacacctccctgtaagaccggTCGGGGTGAtggataacagtttgttcagagACCTCttcaccacagcttcaaatgtctctTGTTGGATTTCCAGAAGTGAGTTTGATATCTGCTGTGTCTTCTCTCCAGCAGATCCGTCCACGTCAGAGCCAGACCTCGATGTGTCTGGGGACAGAAGAGAGGATCAGCTGAGTCCTGATGATCTAGAGCGGTTGAAGCAGCCGACTGTGTGTGGAGAGTCTTCCAACACAGATGTCAGTTCTTcactttaacatttttgtttattcGTGACCAttttttccttcatcatctgattctgattctgaacttGTGTATCTGTTGTCACCGAGTACTGTacgctaaaaaaataaatatttgttacGAGCTGTTTTCTACTAACCCTGTATGATGGGATTGCTATCATTGTTGGTAAACTTTTTGGAAAACATTAACAAACCCAGAGTATGAATGTCATATAACTTCAGTCataacagaaaaataattgaaaataatttaaattaaaactactttaaagtatttttttctggtTAAATTACTTAGTATTTGAACGTAGACTTGCATACTCGCTGATAGCGATatgtagtctggctatcaccataCCAAGCTCCATCTTTTAAGATTGGTTTACCCCGTCTAAGCGATATCATCTTTTTAGGCTgtatcggaggcttttctgatactggtatcggtatggGAACAACTCTTATCAGACTGGGTTCCTCAGTTCAAGatcaagattcaagatttactttattgtcattgtcatgTGTACttctttatataaaaaaaaaaatattgttcccCCAGCTTCTGTCAGTATAAAACAaggaaataaatagaataaaaacacataaaatacagcATATAGGAGGAGCTTGGGCACAGAGTATTAAAGTGCAGTGGAGAGTTGCGGCTTGTGCAGAATAGCAGCACAGTATGTAAAGTGCAGGTGCAATGCAGTCATGTGTTTAGTCCAAACGAAGTGCAGTTAAGGCAGGTAGCTGCACAGTAGGGAAGCATGGCAGTGTTAGAAATAAATATAATCAGTCAAGCTGGCTGTGCTTTATGAGAATACAAATTATAAGTTGAATAGTGTTGTGTGTTTAGTGGAAAAGTACTGAGAGCTTAGTCATGCAAAATGAGGAAAAGACACTGTTGTACGTGCAGAAAGCAGCACTGATGATGGTGGTCAGAAAGCAACAAGAGTGCAGCAACAAAGTTAATATCAGTTTGATATCAGTTTGACCATGAAGTTACTCCTCAATCTATGACAGACAACAGTGCATTGTTCTCTCTGACCACCAGCATAGTTACAGTCTGCCTAGCAACTGATGAAGAGGGCGTGTGCCAGGAGGCTGGGACTAGTCTGTGCACCAACCAGGGGAGGCTAAGTTTAAACCACGGCACTCCTCCAACCTTTAATAAACTAATCAAAATGCTCCTAGAGACTGCTGTATGAATTCATGTATAAGCCAGGGAATTCAGTCTGATGAGAGAAGCCTGAGTGCCTGCTCAACTCAGACCCCGTGTACACGTATATACTCTTAGGAGTTTACTTAAATAAATACTTGTTAAACTTTTAAATCCTCTCCTTGCCTACTTGGTGGATTTTAACACGCACAACAGCCTGTGGAAAGTAGCTGTTCAGCATCCTGCTGGATCTGGAGCGGAGGCTCCTGTATCTCTTCCCAGACGGAAGGAGGGAGAAAAGGCCGTGGGAAGGGTCTTTTATGATGATGATGGCCCTGCAagcacacctctctctcttctcttcttcttcatcaGAAACTCCTCCAAACTCATTCCTGCTTCCTCATCTTTGAAACCACCAGCTGCTGTCAGAGTAACAGAGTCCTGCAGTCCTCATTTATTTCAGGATAATttcacttaataataataataataatgatttagTCATTCTGACAGATTGTGAAGTGACGGATACAGAGTAAAGAGCACGTAGAGCAGAAAGTGAAGAGACAGAACTGGGAGAAActctttttgttgtgtttttatttcaggaCACCATGCATTTCACACCTGAGCTGCTGACTGAGTGACAGTGTGGACAGACTTCATACAGGTAACCAAATCATAAAAAGCAGAATACTTCAACCTTAAACTGAGTCAACTGCTTTCAACACTTGGGGcccgcaggtgtgtttagggcgtgttctaatccacttttgctagtttgacggcggaaaaaagtgtctgtgtgccgggtgcatggttctaaagggttgtacttagtgtcttcattaatcagaggggtgttttgggcgtaacatgcaatcaaccaatcagagatcatctcccattccctttaaaagccaggcgcgtttggaccttggagcattgctgttatgatggaggatttacaccgtaatatttttattagtaatcttctgcatgtgtgtccctgtgtgtgtaacaagcatagtgtgcacgctgtgcacgagcctaggagcattttactaatgctctgttaaaataacaatgaaatgctgcgttattgactttagaccaggtttttgttggtcaatggtgccatcacttcccgctgcctcaagatagcaatactcccagaatgcacctgaacacacctccctgtaagaccagcacgcccagaatgcacctgaacacacctccctgtaagaccagcacgcccagaatgcacctgaacacacctccctgtaagaccagcacgctcagaatgcacctgaacacacctccctgtaagaccagcacgcccagaatgcacctgaacacacctccctgtaagaccagccatgggccacagatgggtgcaggtgtatttgatatttaaacgacgtgggcgctggacgggaaactgacaagtgggtcagtcttaaactagcaaagacacttgggtcgggctttacgctgcgctgggtgcaagatagggacCTTATACTTTAAAGGTTTCAGTTTATCTCATTTCAGTTCTTAAGGCGTTTGTATACTCCATCAGAACTGCATGTCAGATTGTCAAACAGCTTCAGAATCTCCTCCAAACACTCTTCAACTTTCACTTAAACTCCTTCAGTGCTTACACTTCACTTTTAACACTCATATGCTTCACactcctgcagctgcagctttGTCCCTAACTTTTTAAGCAATGCTGTAATAAGATTTCTTAACGTAGAGTGTTTGCACGGTTTACCTCAACACATCATTTGACCCACAGAGCTTGTTTGTGATTGGCCCTTCTGTGTCCGACAGGTTcaggtgtgttccagtgtgctTTGACTGGACTGGTGTTCGTTATGACTGAGGAGGCGCTGCTGCTGTACAACACTGTCCAATGGGATGAGAGCCTCCTCCAATCAGCTGGCAGAATGGCTACAGGGCCGCTGTATGACATCAAGTGTTCAGAAGAGGCTGCTGTCTGTCAGCTCCACTTTCCACACTGTGAAATCATAGATTGTAAGTAGtcttagcctagaaatctagatgcaccctagaggcagcaaatgtaatttgcagccagggtcgtctagcaactctccgttgacttgtgagctggaaaaaccaaactctagtcaggccaatcacatcgtgtatagagtcggtgggcggggcttatggctgctgctgctggtctttggaatcggctttggccgcaactctggaagacttgaagttaagattttctttgagaaaagaacaaagaacgacaCTGAAGTCagtcttaaaaaaggaaggtgTGTACATTGTACCTGTATGAATAAAACCAAAGTTGACCAGCTCTGTGTTTCCACAGCTCCTCTGCCTGATGGCCTGTTGTCTGTCATCCACATCACTGATGATGGGATGAGCATCCTCGAGCCCCTGGAGATTACAGACACTCATGTGGTTGTAAATGTCCCTCACCTCTCTACCCTCGGCCTGATCTGGGATGTTGTTACGAGGTTGTGGACGAAACCTGTCAGCAGCCAAGTTCTGCTGTTCCTTGGACAACCAAACCCAACAACACAGAGGCAAAATCTCAATGTGCTTCTCCTGCCAGGAAACATCCCTCTGAATGAGGTAAAGCTTCATGTTACAATGCCTGTTGTCTCTTATATGTGTTCCTCActgtaaatagtctcaggaaggaacttgttttggtggaacatgtgtatgtttaaaagtagttttagtcgtgcaacagaaaactcagattggacagatagtctagctagctgtctggatttagcctgcagagatctgaggagcagttaaagatgtttatctgtgttttaagaaCCTAACGTCTCTCGTCGaatagtgttttgtggctcgGGCAATCCTTTCTGTTGTTTTACATTTACACAGCCAGGTGTAGTAGTTCTTcagcgcacacagaaaataaagagCTATATATAGGTGACCGTGGTGAGATATTTGCTGAATTTGACAGAAAGTTTATTAGACtaacatcacttactatacctttaacTCTTCGCTGAAGGTTTGACACATTTGATGAGTGGTGTGCACTAGAGGGTGACACAGGAATCAATTGTCGCTTCCATCCCATCCCTAGGCCACGAAAATAAAAGACTCCCAAATCCAGTCACGCTCCCGTTTggttccctatgttgtctaaagttatcagactacactatacatgcattacaggtctaggtaacatgcattacctgcaggtctaggtaacatacattacctacaggtctaggtaacatacattacctgcaggtctaggtaacatacattacctacaggtctaggtaacatacattacctacaggtctaggtaacatgtattatCTCCCGGTCCTAGGCGAATACATTATGTAATTCCTAACGGAGATCTTCTCACAGCTCCTGAAAATAGATTGAGGGGTCCTTCGATGACACTTTTAATTGCAACAGCTTCTTTCCAGAATCCATTTTGCCGACTCTCGGTGTAGTCGCTGACACTGATTGATTGGCTTGTGAACAGGGCAGCTGCTTTGTCTTGCTCTAATAGGCTACTATGCGGTTAGCAGTAGCCAATCAACAAACGTATTGTGAGTTATAAgtggttctcttttctaaaacaAACTGCCTCGCAATCTTTGGGTGCACTCACCGCATTGCAGCGTAATTCGACCTGGAGTTTGGACCAAACACCACCCAACGTTTGAGATCCGCCTTCCTATAAACACACCAGAAGTGACTTTAAGAGTCCAAGACGAAGGCCAGAGCGTCTGGGAGCACGACGTGGAACTGATTGGTAAAGTATTCATTGATTGATTCTCAGTGCTATATTATCGTTACTCTGCTCTGATGGTTCTTTGGTCTGCAATCATCCTACAGCTAAGGGGGTAAGTGTCTGTCAATAAcccaaacctcctatggcgccattctgatgctaccaagccatcaccccccgttagcatcccattgactgccattcattttgacgtcaatttgacagagaataactttacatctgaagagtttaaagactctatttgtccgttgtttatttctaaagaaacacgacaatgtataaaaggctccattaccttgtacctcacgttatggctccgtagcagacgtttttataaaaataggctaacgattgggtcataaccacgagacttactgtctcatagtagaggaattaccgtatagtacaggagaagctctcaggcagtttggacttccattagctgtttaagtttaattactaatgttaactatcattttagtgatcaataattagcctgtgtctatgttatctccttacatatacctacgctctccgtctctgctagattgggaatgattgagatttctcttggcacagctaccagaagacttccaactttcagacaggttgctcacgtcacatctacgtcttcaagctcagttggaggctgctcagtaacgctcagccatcaccgggaaagagacttcactggtctccgtccagagacacgggatctggtggtctAGTGTATTTGGTGcccagcctgtgcctctagtgtcacaatcagaatcagaatcagaattagggttagaaagggttttattgccaagtacgttttttaacacatacaaggaatttgttttggtgttgttggtgcacgtcacacattctctagatggaatattaaacaatataagtataagtatatgtacacagtatgtattaaattaaattaaaaataaagatataaataaaaaaataatgtttgatGTTTACgagccctgtgttgtctcctgaggctgtttcacggtgtgttcagggaccAGGCAGCTAGTGGGTCAACGAGAGAGgactaccatttgagctaaaaatgaaaactcatagtgcacctttaagaccCACTTCTCACCTTGCCCTTTGTTtctactgttggttattttatatttgtttgtatttaatccgtttgttttttttttgagcttgttaagcactttggtcaactatggttgttttgaGAGGGAGTTAGATTTTTAAGTGGTGTGTACTTCCGGTACTTCCGCATGCCAactgcgattgcgtgtgaattgatgccgtagcgagtagtatgaaagggcgaaaattcACATATGGAGATTGGTCGGGTGGAGGATggttaaaacacaggactttcacccaggagaccggggatcaggtCCTGCGAGTGATGTTACCTTTCCACGTTTGTAGTTTTCCTGAACGCAACCCGCGTGTGATGtggcctcgcgataacacgccacttggctttaggaaagtggcacATGCCACTTCAtgccgtttccccctctcattcccccagctctggtgttcccccctctcattccccctgctctggtgttcccccctctcattccccctgctctggcgttcccccctctcattccccctgctctggtgtttccccctctcattccccctgctctggcgttcccccctctcattccccctgctctggtgtttccccctctcattccccctgctctggcgttcccccctctcattccccctgctctggtgttcccccctctcattccccctgctctggcgttcccccctctcattccccctgctctggtgtttccccctctcattccccctgctctggcgttcccccctctcattccccct is part of the Sander lucioperca isolate FBNREF2018 chromosome 23, SLUC_FBN_1.2, whole genome shotgun sequence genome and encodes:
- the LOC116067077 gene encoding caspase recruitment domain-containing protein 8-like; the encoded protein is MTEEALLLYNTVQWDESLLQSAGRMATGPLYDIKCSEEAAVCQLHFPHCEIIDSPLPDGLLSVIHITDDGMSILEPLEITDTHVVVNVPHLSTLGLIWDVVTRLWTKPVSSQVLLFLGQPNPTTQRQNLNVLLLPGNIPLNEVKLHVTMPVVSYMCSSL